The Sporosarcina luteola genome contains a region encoding:
- a CDS encoding enoyl-CoA hydratase/isomerase family protein: MSYKIEITDGIAMFIINRPEMRNAINGVVMDGLETFLTKVETDNSIAYAVITGEGDRAFCSGGDLSEFHGFRTADEAYPMLSRMAGLLYRLSTLPVPVIAIVNGAAVGGGCEIATACDYRLVSASAKAGFIQGTLAITSGWGGASQLFAKMNNHAATLKLLSEAKVHTAQQLQTIGWATEVYDGNPQDGLDNFIYNMKNIHPSVHRAYKKIAIANWNQSGIKERMLEEAAQCAQLWESDAHHEAVANFLKKK, from the coding sequence ATGTCCTATAAAATTGAAATCACTGATGGAATCGCCATGTTCATTATCAATCGTCCGGAAATGAGAAATGCAATTAACGGTGTAGTCATGGACGGTCTCGAAACCTTTTTAACAAAAGTAGAAACTGATAACAGCATAGCGTACGCAGTCATAACAGGAGAAGGCGACCGAGCATTCTGTTCAGGCGGCGACCTGTCGGAATTCCACGGTTTCCGCACGGCAGACGAAGCTTATCCGATGCTGAGCAGGATGGCAGGATTATTATATAGACTGTCGACATTGCCGGTTCCCGTTATAGCAATCGTCAACGGAGCAGCTGTTGGCGGAGGTTGTGAAATTGCGACTGCATGCGATTACAGACTCGTCTCCGCAAGCGCAAAGGCAGGATTCATCCAAGGGACGCTAGCTATTACAAGCGGTTGGGGCGGCGCGTCGCAACTGTTTGCTAAAATGAACAATCATGCTGCCACGCTGAAATTATTGTCTGAAGCGAAAGTACATACAGCACAACAGTTGCAAACAATCGGATGGGCAACGGAAGTTTATGATGGAAATCCACAAGATGGTTTAGACAATTTCATTTACAATATGAAAAATATACATCCATCCGTACACAGAGCATATAAGAAGATAGCGATTGCAAACTGGAATCAATCCGGAATCAAGGAACGCATGCTCGAAGAAGCCGCCCAATGCGCTCAACTATGGGAAAGCGATGCACATCACGAAGCCGTCGCAAACTTCCTGAAGAAAAAATGA
- the rpmF gene encoding 50S ribosomal protein L32, translated as MAVPKRRTSKTSKRLRRTHIKLQVPGMTTCDNCGDMKLAHRICKSCGHYKGKEVVGE; from the coding sequence ATGGCAGTACCAAAAAGAAGAACTTCAAAAACATCTAAAAGACTTCGTCGTACGCATATTAAGCTACAAGTTCCAGGCATGACAACTTGTGACAATTGCGGCGATATGAAACTTGCGCACCGCATTTGTAAATCTTGCGGTCATTACAAAGGTAAAGAAGTAGTAGGGGAATAA
- a CDS encoding YceD family protein, with protein sequence MKWSIHQLQKYRQGALPLDEAVNLDSVKKRNPEIRDIKPVHVTGSCIIGSKKLTCHFHLEGVMTLPCSRTWEDVEFPFSVETDEQFSWDEATLATDDNIHPVIGEIIDPTPIFEELILLEVPLQIFSENADEMKSAEGKGWSYTTNEEHEERLREEKKKVDPRLAGLADFFNTDKE encoded by the coding sequence GTGAAATGGTCAATTCATCAACTACAGAAATACAGACAAGGAGCATTGCCGCTTGACGAAGCGGTCAACCTTGACTCCGTCAAAAAACGGAATCCGGAAATCCGGGATATTAAGCCTGTCCACGTAACGGGAAGCTGTATAATCGGTTCAAAAAAACTGACTTGCCATTTCCACCTCGAAGGTGTAATGACATTACCCTGTTCACGAACATGGGAAGATGTCGAATTTCCATTTTCGGTGGAAACAGACGAGCAGTTCAGTTGGGACGAAGCCACACTTGCCACGGATGATAATATACACCCGGTAATCGGGGAAATTATCGATCCGACCCCCATCTTTGAAGAGTTGATACTTCTGGAAGTGCCTTTGCAGATTTTCAGCGAAAATGCTGATGAGATGAAAAGCGCTGAGGGTAAAGGGTGGTCTTACACGACCAATGAAGAACATGAAGAGCGGCTCCGTGAAGAGAAGAAGAAAGTTGATCCGCGTTTGGCGGGCTTAGCTGATTTTTTCAACACGGACAAGGAATAG
- a CDS encoding nucleotidyltransferase, with product MKATGIVVEYNPLHNGHVYHVKEAKSETGADVIIAVMSGNFLQRGEPAFVDKWTRSKMALASGVDIVFELPYRFATGNAQAFAQGAIELLDAAGCSAFCFGSEDGTIESFQNSLQLIERYTDEYETAVKAAVAEGVSYPMALNQAYKTILAGQSSIPVADLTMPNNILGFHYMEAAKSIGSSMKAVTIKRMGAGYHDDSLDSQKIASATGIRKSFFGSERLDEVSNFIPPVTKQLLQEWQSERAVFGNWESFYPFLRFMILRDGPDRLRTIADVSEGIENLIFRAAQSQDSFQSFMDTVKSKRYTWTRIQRMLTHILTGFTKIRQAEMEKPTYLRLLGMTNEGRTYLNGRKKELSLPLISKVASFSDPSLAMDITASDIYALALGKGTSASKIGLDYQTSPIMEDHFSFKSFK from the coding sequence TTGAAAGCTACAGGCATCGTCGTTGAATATAATCCTTTGCATAATGGACATGTCTACCATGTAAAGGAGGCCAAATCAGAAACTGGCGCCGATGTCATCATCGCAGTTATGAGCGGTAATTTCCTGCAAAGGGGCGAACCGGCTTTTGTCGATAAATGGACGCGGTCGAAGATGGCGTTGGCTTCCGGCGTGGACATTGTATTCGAGCTTCCTTACCGATTTGCAACAGGAAACGCGCAAGCTTTTGCTCAAGGGGCCATCGAGTTGCTCGACGCGGCAGGATGCAGCGCTTTTTGTTTCGGAAGTGAAGACGGTACTATAGAGTCTTTTCAAAATAGCTTACAGTTGATTGAACGCTATACGGATGAATATGAAACAGCAGTAAAAGCTGCCGTTGCGGAAGGCGTAAGCTATCCAATGGCGTTGAATCAAGCGTACAAAACAATTCTAGCGGGACAATCTTCTATTCCGGTTGCCGACTTGACTATGCCGAATAATATTTTAGGGTTCCATTACATGGAAGCCGCGAAGTCGATCGGTTCATCAATGAAAGCCGTGACAATCAAACGGATGGGAGCCGGCTACCATGATGACTCATTGGATAGTCAAAAAATCGCAAGTGCGACAGGCATCCGGAAATCGTTCTTCGGCTCGGAAAGGCTAGATGAAGTTTCCAATTTCATTCCGCCTGTGACAAAACAATTGTTGCAAGAATGGCAATCGGAAAGAGCAGTATTCGGCAACTGGGAGAGCTTTTACCCATTCCTTCGTTTCATGATTTTACGGGATGGACCTGACCGGTTACGTACAATTGCAGATGTTTCGGAAGGAATTGAAAATCTCATCTTCCGTGCGGCGCAATCACAGGATTCCTTTCAATCATTCATGGATACAGTGAAATCAAAGCGCTATACTTGGACCAGGATACAACGGATGCTAACACATATACTGACCGGCTTCACGAAAATTAGGCAGGCTGAAATGGAAAAGCCTACTTATTTGCGATTACTCGGGATGACCAATGAAGGACGTACCTACTTAAACGGCCGGAAAAAGGAATTATCTTTGCCCCTTATAAGCAAAGTCGCATCATTTTCCGATCCTTCATTGGCTATGGACATCACCGCATCCGATATTTATGCTTTAGCTCTAGGAAAAGGGACGAGTGCCTCCAAAATCGGCTTGGATTATCAAACATCGCCGATTATGGAAGATCACTTCTCTTTTAAGTCCTTCAAATAA
- a CDS encoding SepM family pheromone-processing serine protease, with protein sequence MKMKRVGLYAVALLFLLFLFIYPLDAYISKPGGAYDLEPIVEVEGGDKDDVGTFSLMTISIGKATPFSYVASKFSDRMKVLPINKVRREGENDKEYNIRQKKLMSDSQFNAITIAFSKANIPVDITYDGVFVVSVLKGGAADGKLQTGDKIRFVDGRQLNEAGQFASSISGKSKGDKVMVTIERDEKLIDVEIILRPIPKSEGRIGLGIEFQEDRELSTDPKVDIHTADIGGPSAGLMFTLEIMNQLLDEDITKGYNIAGTGEMLSDGTVGRIGGADFKIMAADREGVEIFFAPNDYLPDEVRQKNPGIMTNYEEAVKTAEKTGTKMKIVPVTTIDDALDYLKDLKEK encoded by the coding sequence ATGAAGATGAAAAGGGTTGGATTGTATGCCGTCGCATTGCTTTTTCTATTGTTTTTATTCATTTATCCTCTCGATGCATACATATCGAAACCGGGTGGAGCTTATGATTTGGAGCCAATTGTAGAAGTCGAGGGCGGTGACAAGGATGATGTGGGCACATTCAGCCTAATGACAATTTCGATAGGGAAAGCAACACCATTTTCCTACGTTGCCTCTAAATTTTCCGACCGGATGAAGGTATTGCCTATCAACAAAGTGAGAAGGGAAGGGGAGAATGACAAGGAATATAACATACGTCAGAAAAAACTCATGTCAGATTCCCAATTCAACGCAATTACGATCGCATTCAGCAAAGCCAATATACCAGTCGATATTACGTATGATGGTGTCTTCGTCGTATCTGTCCTGAAAGGCGGAGCGGCTGATGGCAAGCTTCAAACTGGAGATAAAATTCGCTTCGTTGATGGTAGGCAGTTGAATGAGGCCGGACAGTTTGCATCGTCGATTTCCGGAAAAAGCAAAGGCGATAAAGTGATGGTCACCATAGAACGGGATGAGAAGCTCATAGATGTTGAAATCATTTTACGCCCGATACCCAAATCCGAAGGTCGTATCGGTCTAGGTATCGAATTCCAGGAGGACCGTGAGCTGTCAACTGATCCTAAAGTGGATATCCACACAGCCGATATCGGCGGACCGTCTGCGGGGCTTATGTTCACTTTGGAAATTATGAATCAGCTGCTTGACGAGGACATAACGAAAGGATACAACATCGCTGGTACCGGTGAGATGTTATCTGATGGAACAGTCGGCCGGATAGGCGGAGCAGATTTCAAAATCATGGCAGCTGATCGTGAAGGAGTGGAGATCTTTTTCGCCCCAAACGATTATTTGCCGGATGAAGTTCGGCAGAAGAATCCAGGCATTATGACCAACTATGAGGAAGCCGTAAAAACAGCAGAAAAAACAGGTACGAAAATGAAAATCGTACCTGTAACAACGATAGATGACGCCTTGGATTATTTGAAGGACTTAAAAGAGAAGTGA
- the coaD gene encoding pantetheine-phosphate adenylyltransferase, which yields MTKIAVVPGSFDPITNGHLDIIERAAKVFPEVRVAVMNNSSKNPLFTVEERMELISVVTSKFPNVIIESSSGLLIDYAREAGASVIVRGLRAISDFEYEMQITSMNRMLDESIETFFVMTKNQYSFLSSSIVKEVARYGGDISALVPSVVEKALREKYIG from the coding sequence ATGACAAAAATAGCAGTTGTGCCTGGCAGCTTCGATCCGATTACGAATGGTCATCTGGATATTATCGAACGTGCAGCCAAAGTGTTTCCTGAAGTGAGAGTGGCTGTCATGAATAATTCATCCAAAAATCCTTTATTCACAGTGGAAGAGAGGATGGAGCTAATCAGTGTCGTCACATCGAAATTCCCGAATGTCATCATTGAGTCATCTTCAGGTCTTCTTATCGATTATGCCCGTGAGGCAGGGGCTTCCGTCATCGTTCGTGGTTTGCGGGCGATATCCGATTTCGAATATGAAATGCAGATCACATCTATGAATAGAATGTTAGATGAAAGCATTGAGACATTTTTCGTCATGACGAAAAATCAATATTCATTTCTCAGTTCGAGCATCGTTAAAGAGGTTGCTCGGTATGGAGGAGATATATCTGCCCTCGTCCCTTCAGTTGTGGAAAAGGCATTGCGTGAAAAGTACATAGGTTAA